The Flavivirga eckloniae genomic interval CTTAGTACTATCAATGCCAATGTTAAAATAGGTTTTTTCATCTTAATTAATTGATTTTAAATTAATTTTCAGTTTAATATTTGAGTGCGAAATTTTAATTTGATTTGCAATATTATCATTAATTTCTAAAAATAAAAAAGTGACTTTTTCTTTCCCGTTTTTAACACGTGCAATTTTATCTAACTGTTTTGTTTTAAAATAAAAATGCTTTTTGTTCCCTAAAGCAGTTTCATAAACTAAAGTGTCTTGCGATGAATACGATTTAATAACCGGTATTTTCTCTTGAACAAGCGCTTTAAAGTCCTTTTTTAAAATGTTGATTAAAATAGCCTTATCAATAGTTTCAATAATGAAATTAACTTTAAAAGTATCATTCAAAAAAGAGAAATCGAAAATTTTATTCCCCATTTCTGTTGTAAATACTATGCGATGGTGGGCTTCTCCTAGTTTTTTCACTATAAGAATACCGCCAAAATTATTATCGCGAACTGTAATATTTGCTTTATAAACATAATCTTTTTTTTCATTTGAAAAGTATGGATTATGAATTGTTTTATTTGATGTTGTCTGTATTTGAAAATTACGCTTTTTAGAATACGAACCACATGCTATAAAAAGCAAACAGAAACTACTGATTAAATATCGCATCGGATAAGTTTGTGTTTACTGCTCGATTACTAAAAACAATTTTCGTATAATCTTCTGATGGTTCTATCATTTTCAATTCTACAACATCTCCCATCTCATTAAATAGTATCTGAAAAGCTTTTATGTATTTCGAAAACTTTTTGTCTTTTGGACTAAAGTAAACTTTACTATTGGCACCATCTTTAAAATATGTAATATCAAATTCGTTTTCATCAAACAAATCCCCTTTTACACTATTTATAATTAGGGTATTTAGTTGTTTAAACATTTTGTTTGAACCAATATCTATATTGCTTTTTTTACCTTCATCATTAATAAAAAGTGTTTCGTTTTTAAATAGAACAGCATATTTAAAAGGTGTTGTATATTCCCATTTTACCAAGTCGGGAGATTTAAATGACAGCTTACCCGAAGACTTAATATCGTTAGATAAAAAGTCCAAATGTTTATATTGGGTAAAGTCGCTTAATAGGGTCTTTATTGTAGTTGCCTGTGTTTTTACCTTAGCTTTTAAAGTGGCTGATTCGGCTGTACTCATTTTGGTTTGTGCATGCAGTACGGCGCCCATAAAAAATAATATATAAATAATATTACGCATATGCTTTTATGTTAAATAGAGAATCTATGGTAACAGATTCTATATTTTGTTTTTGTAAAAATAACAATAACCGTTCCAATACAGTAATTGTTTTTAAACTTGTATCGTGAAGCAAAATAATATCGCCTTTTGAAAGGTTTTTTGTAACGCGCTTAAATATCTTATCGGGGGTTCTTGAAGTGGTGTCTAAAGAGCGCACATTCCAGCCTATAGACTGCAATTGGGTTTCTTTTATGGCTCTTTTTATTCTTGGGTTGGTAACGCCAAAAGCCGGTCTGTATAATTGCATGGTTAAACCCATGATATTTTTTACAATGTCATTCGTTTTTTGTAATTCTCTAATAACATTTTTAGTTTTAAAAAAACCAAAATTGTTAGCATGGGTATAGGTGTGATTGCCAACAGTATGTCCCTGCTTTATAATCTCGCTGAATATATTTGGATAGGTTTCAATATGCTTGCCAATACAAAAAAAGGTCGCTTTAGCATCGTATTTTTTTAAAAGCTCTAAAACTTTAGGTGTGAATTCTGGGTGCGGGCCGTCATCAAAAGTAATAGCTATTTTATTTCCTTTAATGGTTTTATTACAATGAAGTGATTTAAGATGATAATTCCATTTTATAAAAAAAGAACCAGCAATGGTGACTAAAAACCAAACAATTACTAATGCAAATACATACCATTTAAAAAAATTACCTGTAAATATTAAAACAAGCAAGACTATGATTGTTATGATATTTACCGACTTGAAATTTAGCATCTACGTAATAAGGTGAAACTATGGCTTTCTCCTCTATATTGATTGTAAAGTAAAATAGTTTTATAATTTGAGGTTGGAATATCGTTAAGTTTTACCGTTTCCGGAAGCTTTTGGGTTTTCAATATTTTTGAGGCCAACCATACACCAAATGATGATGCTGTATTAAATTCACCACACAAATGTTTATAATAAACTTGTTGCGTGTTATTAAAAGTCCCAGAACTTAATTCATCATAAAAACTGTCGTAAGTAACATCTCCATTGTTTCCTAAAACCAGAATATCAATAGTTTCAATATCAATATTATTCTCTTTTAAGAATGCTTTAGCAACATCAGTAACATTTGAATTTCCCAGTGTGTTGTATGTACTTATTGCTACAATTTGAGCATAACTAGAATCTTGCTTAAGATTAGACAGCACAAAGAAATTCGCACCTTCCCCAAAAACAGCTCCTTCTGTTTTAGATTGCAACAAATCTGTAGAACTTGTTTTTTCTTCTTTTATATGATTGATAAGTTTATGCAACGTGCATGTATATTCTTCAATTTCATCAACACCTCCAACTAAAATAGTACTGGCCTCATCGTTTTCCAGCATTAATTTTCCATCCAATACTGCAGACTCAAAAGAAATGCTCGCTTGTACATAAGTAAAATTATAGCCTTTACATTGCAGACCAAGAGCTATTTGGCCTCCAACGGTATTGTGTGTGGATTGTATAAAAGATGTTGGTGTTAAAAACTGTTCACCATTATCTATAATAGCGCTTAAAAACTTCTTGGAGTCGTTTAGACATCCCATTCCCGTTCCTGTAATGATGGCATCTACAGTTTGTAAATTAGCCTCATTTAGAGCTATTTTAGAGGCTACTACTCCCATTTTAACGCCTTTTGCCATTCTACGAGCACTTGCTGGAGGAATATAGTCTTTATAGTTTGGATCTACGGCCAAAATGATATTATCTTCATAAGAAATAATATCATCTAAAAACCATGAATTATCATATGTTTTTTGAGATGAAATAGAGCCAACACTATTTATATAAACGGGTTTCATTGTTTTTTTGAAAAAATAACGGTTGAACAATTACCTCCAAACCCTAATGAATTTGATAATACCGTATGCAATTCTTTTTCTTTAAGTTCTAATTGCGGAATCATATTAAATTCTTTCATCTTGGTTTTAAAATTCAAATTGGGATAGATTACATTATTCTGAAGTGCCAAGACGGAATACACAGCTTCAATAGCTCCAGCAGCAGCTAACGTATGTCCTGTATATGCTTTTGTTGAACTAAAAGCAGGAACATCGTTACCAAATATTCTTAAAATGGCCCGCCCTTCGGATAAATCATTATTTCCAGTTGCAGTACCATGTGCATTAATATAATCGATGTCTTTTGAAGCTAATTTAGCAACCTTTAATGCTTTTTCCATGGCTAGTGTTGCGCCATCCCCGTTTTCGGATGATGCAGTTTGATGATACGCATCATTGGCATTGCCATAGCCTTTTACATAAGCTAAAACCGTTTTGTTTTCGGCTTGGACTACTTTATCGGATTCTAAGACTAAAAAGGCAGCAGCTT includes:
- a CDS encoding LolA family protein, producing MRNIIYILFFMGAVLHAQTKMSTAESATLKAKVKTQATTIKTLLSDFTQYKHLDFLSNDIKSSGKLSFKSPDLVKWEYTTPFKYAVLFKNETLFINDEGKKSNIDIGSNKMFKQLNTLIINSVKGDLFDENEFDITYFKDGANSKVYFSPKDKKFSKYIKAFQILFNEMGDVVELKMIEPSEDYTKIVFSNRAVNTNLSDAIFNQ
- a CDS encoding beta-ketoacyl synthase N-terminal-like domain-containing protein, whose translation is MKPVYINSVGSISSQKTYDNSWFLDDIISYEDNIILAVDPNYKDYIPPASARRMAKGVKMGVVASKIALNEANLQTVDAIITGTGMGCLNDSKKFLSAIIDNGEQFLTPTSFIQSTHNTVGGQIALGLQCKGYNFTYVQASISFESAVLDGKLMLENDEASTILVGGVDEIEEYTCTLHKLINHIKEEKTSSTDLLQSKTEGAVFGEGANFFVLSNLKQDSSYAQIVAISTYNTLGNSNVTDVAKAFLKENNIDIETIDILVLGNNGDVTYDSFYDELSSGTFNNTQQVYYKHLCGEFNTASSFGVWLASKILKTQKLPETVKLNDIPTSNYKTILLYNQYRGESHSFTLLRRC
- a CDS encoding polysaccharide deacetylase family protein encodes the protein MLVLIFTGNFFKWYVFALVIVWFLVTIAGSFFIKWNYHLKSLHCNKTIKGNKIAITFDDGPHPEFTPKVLELLKKYDAKATFFCIGKHIETYPNIFSEIIKQGHTVGNHTYTHANNFGFFKTKNVIRELQKTNDIVKNIMGLTMQLYRPAFGVTNPRIKRAIKETQLQSIGWNVRSLDTTSRTPDKIFKRVTKNLSKGDIILLHDTSLKTITVLERLLLFLQKQNIESVTIDSLFNIKAYA